In one window of Streptomyces sp. NBC_00193 DNA:
- a CDS encoding RHS repeat domain-containing protein, whose protein sequence is MQETESVPGKDAPKAGVDIPEEQVDAWTPKDVYWPPATDAEVDLGATATIPAGSLFTNPGLAKGPAAPTPDPSRVGDAPVWVAPAAAEDAPRSGKAAVALEDRAAAEKVGLQGMLVSVRPGEGVTKGGPVKVSVDVSHISGSFSADWLSRAQLVALPECALTTPDRPECRKQTPLTTTKDGDRPGLLSAEVPLAAPESDAQSMSADAGTSGGATVFGAAVSPNGPAGSFAATSLGSSGSWSSGSNTGGFSWSYPIDVPEGLGGTKPSVALSYSSQAVDGRTAATNNQASWIGEGWDYSPGFVERNFKPCSEDGQTGSGDQCLAGENATFSLRGKSSALVKDDTTGEWRLENDNASKVEHLTGAVNGDDNGEYWKVTTTDGTQYYFGLGHKPETTTGPATNSAWTMPVYGNNTGEDCHKSTFEASWCPQAWRWNLDFVVDTRDGLITYTYDTELNSYKRGASDTNPTGTIEEYVRGGNLEKITYGSKLADAATVKPTAQVLFEVEERCLPEKDVFDCDASKLTAANKTKWPDVPFDQKCAATGTCENYSPTFWTTKRLTKITTQVLDSAGGYDNVDSYALTHQFRDPKDGTAPSLWLASVRRTGYDGAASFTLPQVVFYGSPRNNRVDSSIDQRPAMNRHRIVSIKSETGKITDIVYAGADCSPGAGLPTAADSNTKRCFPVYWNKDPRSPNDPELDWFHKYVVDHVTETDPFGGSRPQEVRYEYVGGAAWHRDDEELTKDEYRTWNQFRGYGQVITRAGTAPDVVSKTAAYYLRGMDGDIKADNKTKRSVTFTGITGNAIKDSNHLAGTLRELQTFASDGGELVSKAQHDPWIPAPKPVTATHSRGANLPPLTAQMQGTVLSQQKVLLADKTWRTTSQAVDYDETYGLQRSVLDKADGLPDICTTTYYVRKITDPDYIVDRVSQTLRTQAACGVAATEENTLDGSRVQYDNKPFGTLDGPGQPTSTSVLDRFESGVHNYIPKSTTAYDAYGRITSATDAAGATTKTAYTPAAPARATTLKVTNAKNWTTTTTLHPLRGLPVKTVDQNNRTTEATYDELGRTTQVWLPGRARTQSASKVFTYDLNQFTTSSVTTQTLRTAGDYATSISILDAMGQQVQTQSVPLENAKDTRLITDTAYDSRGRVSRASSTYTNKESDPVKNLFPAKDNMVPALTVTQYDGLGRPVANIFVSKAQEQWRTAIAYPGADRVDTTPPQGGTATSTITDARGRKTELRQYKVGTPTGAFDTTRYGYDTVGQLTQITDPAGNGWAYEYDLQGRQTKAVDPDKGTSTSTYDVAGRLVSSTDARGTSIFTSYDILGRPTTRNLNAADGTKLAEYEYDTLLPGLATGSTSWVAGKAWIQEVTGYDIGYRPTGTKLTVPAGEGALTGTHTTSATYDPNTGLEEKLNLPAAGGLPAERLTTTRNDNGLPRAYGSDDVSYVNYVSYNELGQIQRTTFGASPKFVAITNSHDEATGRVLQTELTKQGQTTAVDIANYTFTPNGDVTSVANIQGAARDTQCFTYDYQGRLTEAWTDTGTTTTKTGPVPGIGGCTNTAPSNSEIGGTAPYWQSFTYDVTGNRKTLTDHDPTGDANKTTVTTNTYPASGAARPHTPVSTTRKLGSNGPVTTNLTYDKAGNTLTRPDTGDAPDNLPGDGGPTQTLTWNAEGRLASNTTNAGTSTYIYDAAGNRLARKDPGKTTLYAGTDELTRDTATDKVTGTRYYTTPGGTTIVRTSAGKLSYVAADHHNTGTTSIDAATLAVQRRFTKPFGEDRGTKPTAWPGERGFVGGTQDKSTGLTHIGAREYDSAAGRFLSVDPVLVRDSPQAFNGYSYANNTPVTTSDPTGMCAEVECPTRPSPDHENTTPGHVPGPPKLTPSAQQKGGRNGAGTSQGGNCRTSLFTCSSDPWQAGHQLFPFPPRWLGQGERPRPSMDEAGFLEKFRGDIEEAAYAFGLDKAALVALLLQEGSGRGEIAEIPLLGLMLRTAESYGVIGGKNNTVGIAQMRPDLAARLAQKYYGVKMSEKEARAKLAISDSTGIQLAAANMRDLKDTYSITDAQAYVAYAGDGRVIKQWLAGNRERAPLMFAREAGYGRRLTQGNAFWGD, encoded by the coding sequence TTGCAGGAAACCGAATCGGTCCCCGGAAAGGACGCCCCGAAAGCGGGGGTAGATATTCCAGAAGAGCAGGTTGATGCCTGGACTCCGAAGGACGTGTACTGGCCGCCGGCCACCGACGCCGAGGTCGATCTCGGCGCTACCGCGACCATCCCGGCAGGCTCGCTCTTCACCAACCCCGGCCTCGCCAAGGGTCCGGCCGCGCCAACGCCCGATCCGAGCCGCGTTGGTGACGCTCCGGTATGGGTCGCCCCAGCTGCTGCGGAAGACGCCCCTCGCAGTGGTAAGGCCGCCGTGGCGCTTGAGGACCGTGCGGCTGCCGAGAAGGTTGGCCTGCAGGGCATGCTGGTCTCGGTCCGCCCGGGCGAGGGGGTGACCAAGGGCGGACCCGTCAAGGTATCCGTGGACGTCTCGCACATCTCGGGTTCCTTCAGCGCAGACTGGCTCTCGCGCGCCCAGCTCGTCGCGCTCCCCGAGTGCGCACTGACGACTCCTGACCGTCCGGAGTGCCGTAAGCAGACTCCGCTGACCACCACCAAGGACGGGGATCGGCCCGGTCTCCTCAGCGCGGAGGTCCCCCTCGCGGCACCTGAAAGCGATGCTCAGAGCATGAGTGCCGACGCGGGTACCTCGGGCGGGGCCACCGTCTTCGGTGCGGCGGTCAGTCCGAACGGCCCGGCCGGCAGCTTCGCGGCCACCAGCCTTGGGTCTTCCGGTTCCTGGAGCAGCGGCTCCAACACCGGCGGGTTCTCCTGGTCCTACCCCATCGACGTACCCGAAGGCCTCGGCGGCACGAAGCCCAGCGTCGCACTGTCCTACAGCTCCCAGGCCGTAGACGGCCGTACGGCTGCGACGAATAACCAGGCGTCGTGGATCGGTGAAGGCTGGGACTACTCGCCGGGCTTTGTGGAACGCAACTTCAAACCGTGCTCCGAGGACGGCCAGACGGGCTCTGGCGACCAATGCCTGGCTGGTGAGAACGCCACCTTCTCCCTGCGCGGCAAGTCCTCCGCCTTGGTCAAGGACGACACGACCGGCGAATGGCGGCTGGAGAACGACAACGCCTCGAAGGTCGAGCACCTGACCGGTGCGGTCAACGGTGACGACAACGGCGAGTACTGGAAGGTGACCACCACCGATGGCACCCAGTACTACTTCGGTCTCGGCCACAAGCCTGAAACCACAACCGGTCCGGCCACCAACTCCGCCTGGACCATGCCCGTCTACGGGAACAACACAGGCGAGGACTGCCACAAGTCGACGTTCGAGGCATCCTGGTGCCCGCAGGCCTGGCGCTGGAACCTCGACTTCGTCGTCGACACCCGAGACGGCCTGATCACCTACACCTACGACACCGAACTCAACAGCTACAAGCGTGGCGCCTCGGATACGAACCCCACAGGCACCATCGAAGAGTACGTTCGCGGCGGAAACCTCGAGAAGATCACCTACGGCTCGAAGCTCGCCGACGCGGCCACCGTCAAGCCCACCGCGCAGGTTCTTTTCGAGGTCGAAGAGCGCTGCCTGCCCGAGAAGGACGTCTTCGACTGCGATGCGTCAAAGCTGACCGCGGCCAACAAGACGAAGTGGCCGGACGTGCCCTTCGACCAGAAGTGCGCGGCGACCGGTACTTGCGAGAACTACTCGCCGACGTTCTGGACCACCAAGCGGCTCACCAAGATCACCACGCAGGTCCTGGACAGTGCCGGCGGATACGACAACGTCGACTCGTACGCGCTGACGCATCAGTTCCGGGACCCGAAGGATGGAACGGCCCCGTCCCTGTGGCTGGCCTCCGTCCGACGGACGGGCTACGACGGTGCAGCATCGTTCACCCTTCCGCAGGTCGTCTTCTACGGCTCCCCGAGGAACAACCGGGTCGACTCCAGCATCGACCAGCGGCCGGCCATGAACCGGCACCGCATCGTGTCGATCAAGTCCGAGACCGGAAAGATCACCGACATTGTGTACGCCGGTGCCGACTGCTCCCCCGGCGCAGGCCTGCCCACGGCGGCCGACTCCAACACCAAGCGCTGCTTCCCCGTCTACTGGAACAAGGACCCCAGAAGTCCCAACGATCCGGAGCTGGACTGGTTCCACAAGTACGTCGTCGACCACGTCACCGAAACGGATCCCTTCGGTGGCTCTCGCCCCCAGGAAGTCCGCTACGAGTACGTCGGCGGGGCCGCCTGGCACCGTGACGACGAGGAGCTGACCAAAGACGAGTACCGGACCTGGAACCAGTTCCGCGGTTACGGACAGGTCATCACCCGCGCTGGCACCGCCCCCGACGTCGTGTCCAAGACGGCCGCCTACTACCTGCGCGGCATGGACGGCGACATCAAGGCCGACAACAAGACCAAGCGGTCTGTCACCTTCACCGGGATCACCGGGAACGCGATCAAGGACAGCAACCACCTCGCCGGCACACTCCGCGAGCTGCAAACCTTCGCCTCCGACGGCGGAGAGCTCGTCTCCAAGGCCCAGCACGACCCATGGATCCCGGCGCCCAAGCCGGTGACCGCCACCCACAGCCGCGGCGCCAACCTTCCTCCCCTCACAGCCCAGATGCAGGGCACCGTCCTGTCCCAGCAGAAGGTGCTGCTCGCCGACAAGACCTGGCGGACCACCTCGCAGGCCGTCGACTACGACGAGACCTACGGACTGCAGAGGTCGGTCCTGGACAAGGCTGACGGTCTGCCCGACATCTGCACCACCACCTACTACGTCCGCAAAATCACCGACCCCGACTACATCGTCGACCGCGTCTCACAGACCCTGCGGACCCAGGCCGCCTGCGGGGTGGCCGCCACCGAGGAGAACACCCTGGACGGCAGCCGCGTCCAGTACGACAACAAACCTTTCGGCACCCTCGACGGCCCCGGACAGCCCACAAGCACCAGCGTCCTGGACCGCTTCGAGTCCGGGGTCCACAACTACATCCCCAAGTCCACCACCGCGTACGACGCCTACGGCCGTATCACCAGCGCCACCGACGCCGCAGGCGCCACCACCAAGACGGCGTACACGCCGGCCGCTCCGGCCCGCGCGACGACCCTGAAGGTCACCAACGCCAAGAACTGGACGACGACCACCACCCTGCACCCGTTGCGCGGGCTCCCGGTCAAGACCGTCGACCAGAACAACCGCACCACCGAGGCGACCTACGACGAGCTGGGCCGCACCACCCAGGTGTGGCTGCCGGGCCGTGCCCGCACCCAGAGCGCCAGCAAGGTGTTCACCTACGACCTGAACCAGTTCACCACCAGCTCGGTCACCACTCAGACGCTTCGCACCGCAGGGGACTACGCCACCTCCATCAGCATCCTTGACGCGATGGGACAGCAGGTCCAAACCCAGTCCGTCCCGCTGGAGAATGCGAAAGACACCCGTCTGATCACCGACACCGCCTACGACAGCCGGGGCCGCGTCTCCAGGGCGAGCAGCACCTACACCAACAAAGAGTCCGACCCCGTGAAGAACCTCTTCCCGGCCAAGGACAACATGGTGCCCGCCCTCACCGTCACCCAATACGACGGTCTCGGCCGCCCCGTGGCGAACATCTTCGTCTCGAAGGCGCAGGAGCAGTGGCGGACCGCGATCGCTTATCCGGGTGCCGACCGTGTCGACACCACACCGCCGCAGGGCGGCACCGCCACGAGCACCATCACCGACGCCCGCGGGCGCAAGACCGAGCTGCGCCAGTACAAGGTCGGCACCCCCACGGGTGCGTTCGACACCACCCGCTACGGCTACGACACCGTCGGCCAGCTGACCCAGATCACCGACCCAGCCGGTAACGGCTGGGCCTACGAGTACGACCTGCAAGGCCGTCAGACCAAGGCGGTGGACCCGGACAAGGGCACCTCCACGAGTACCTACGACGTGGCCGGCCGTCTCGTATCGTCCACGGACGCCCGCGGGACCTCCATCTTCACCAGCTACGACATCCTGGGCCGTCCCACCACCCGCAACCTGAACGCGGCCGACGGCACCAAGCTTGCCGAGTACGAGTACGACACCCTCCTGCCCGGCCTGGCGACCGGATCCACGAGCTGGGTGGCCGGCAAGGCCTGGATCCAGGAAGTCACGGGCTACGACATCGGCTACCGCCCCACCGGCACCAAGCTGACCGTCCCCGCCGGCGAAGGAGCCCTCACCGGCACCCACACCACCTCAGCCACCTACGACCCGAACACCGGGCTGGAGGAGAAGCTCAACCTGCCTGCGGCCGGCGGTCTGCCTGCCGAACGCCTCACCACCACCCGAAACGACAACGGTCTGCCGCGCGCCTATGGCTCGGACGATGTCAGCTACGTCAACTACGTCAGCTACAACGAACTCGGCCAGATTCAGCGCACTACCTTCGGCGCCAGCCCGAAATTTGTCGCCATCACCAACTCCCACGACGAGGCCACAGGCCGGGTCCTGCAGACCGAACTCACCAAGCAGGGCCAGACCACCGCAGTCGACATCGCCAACTACACCTTCACTCCCAACGGAGACGTCACCTCCGTCGCCAACATCCAAGGCGCAGCACGGGACACCCAGTGCTTCACCTACGACTACCAAGGCCGTCTCACCGAGGCCTGGACCGACACCGGCACCACCACCACCAAGACCGGCCCCGTGCCCGGAATCGGAGGCTGCACCAACACAGCCCCCAGCAATAGCGAGATCGGCGGCACGGCCCCGTACTGGCAGTCGTTCACCTACGACGTCACCGGCAACCGCAAGACCCTGACCGACCACGACCCCACAGGTGACGCCAACAAAACCACCGTCACCACCAACACCTACCCCGCATCCGGCGCAGCTCGCCCGCACACCCCGGTCTCCACCACAAGGAAGCTGGGCAGCAACGGCCCTGTCACGACCAACCTCACCTACGACAAGGCCGGAAACACCCTCACCCGCCCCGACACCGGCGACGCCCCCGACAACCTCCCCGGCGATGGCGGACCGACCCAGACGCTGACCTGGAACGCCGAAGGCAGACTCGCCTCCAACACCACCAACGCGGGAACGTCCACCTACATCTACGACGCGGCCGGCAACCGTCTGGCCCGCAAGGACCCCGGCAAGACCACCCTGTACGCCGGGACGGACGAGCTCACCCGCGACACCGCCACCGACAAGGTCACCGGCACCCGCTACTACACGACCCCCGGCGGCACCACCATCGTCCGGACCTCTGCCGGCAAGCTTTCCTACGTCGCGGCCGACCACCACAACACCGGCACCACCTCCATCGACGCCGCCACGCTTGCAGTCCAGCGCCGCTTCACTAAGCCCTTCGGTGAAGACCGCGGCACCAAGCCGACGGCATGGCCCGGCGAGCGGGGATTCGTCGGCGGCACCCAGGACAAGTCGACCGGGCTCACCCACATCGGGGCCCGCGAATACGACTCCGCAGCAGGCCGTTTCCTCTCCGTTGACCCGGTCCTCGTCCGAGACTCCCCGCAGGCGTTCAACGGCTACAGCTACGCCAACAACACTCCGGTCACCACCTCCGACCCCACCGGCATGTGCGCTGAGGTGGAGTGCCCGACCCGGCCTTCCCCCGACCACGAGAACACCACACCCGGCCACGTGCCCGGACCTCCCAAACTCACGCCGAGTGCCCAGCAAAAGGGAGGACGCAACGGAGCTGGCACTTCCCAAGGGGGAAACTGCCGGACATCCTTGTTCACATGCAGCTCGGACCCGTGGCAAGCCGGCCACCAGCTCTTCCCCTTCCCCCCACGCTGGCTTGGGCAGGGGGAGCGGCCTCGTCCCTCCATGGACGAAGCGGGGTTCCTTGAGAAATTCAGAGGAGACATAGAGGAGGCCGCGTACGCCTTCGGACTGGACAAAGCCGCACTAGTCGCACTCCTACTTCAGGAAGGATCAGGGAGAGGAGAGATCGCCGAAATTCCCCTCCTTGGCCTCATGCTGAGGACCGCGGAATCCTACGGCGTAATCGGCGGCAAGAATAACACTGTGGGCATTGCACAGATGCGCCCTGACCTGGCGGCCAGATTGGCGCAGAAATACTACGGCGTGAAGATGAGCGAAAAGGAAGCCAGGGCCAAGCTGGCCATTAGTGATTCCACCGGAATCCAATTGGCCGCAGCCAATATGCGCGACCTAAAGGATACGTATTCGATCACTGATGCTCAGGCTTATGTGGCCTACGCTGGTGACGGAAGGGTGATCAAGCAATGGCTGGCAGGAAATAGGGAGAGGGCTCCGCTGATGTTTGCTCGCGAAGCCGGCTACGGTCGGAGGCTGACTCAAGGAAACGCGTTCTGGGGGGACTGA
- a CDS encoding DUF6287 domain-containing protein, whose product MDSDNVAEVQRAELAGTWQDAQGDSVTINDDGTFTAENLKG is encoded by the coding sequence ATGGACAGCGATAATGTTGCCGAGGTTCAGCGCGCAGAACTAGCCGGCACCTGGCAAGACGCGCAAGGTGACAGTGTCACGATAAACGACGACGGGACATTCACCGCAGAGAATCTGAAGGGGTAG
- a CDS encoding DUF6009 family protein yields the protein MSSLLNESDHLHENTVVWLENPEHLDYVRQALDKTARRRGKPRYARDGRMVGYTELDEHAEADPDSGLQLRRVFFLLPHDRDTDPDGVYNQGAPGEAIDPRTVAPRRVGAKTPRSQGGLDMAATARTA from the coding sequence ATGAGCTCGCTGCTGAACGAGAGCGACCACCTCCACGAGAACACGGTGGTGTGGCTGGAGAACCCCGAACATCTCGACTACGTACGCCAGGCCCTCGACAAGACCGCACGCCGCCGGGGAAAGCCCCGCTACGCCCGAGACGGACGCATGGTCGGCTACACCGAACTCGATGAACACGCCGAGGCCGACCCAGACAGCGGGCTCCAGCTCCGACGTGTCTTCTTCCTGCTTCCGCACGACCGCGACACCGACCCCGACGGCGTCTACAACCAGGGAGCGCCAGGCGAAGCGATCGATCCCCGGACGGTCGCGCCCCGCCGAGTGGGAGCCAAGACTCCCCGCTCCCAAGGCGGACTCGACATGGCAGCAACTGCCCGGACGGCGTAG
- a CDS encoding IS3 family transposase, with amino-acid sequence MSEICRFIHAEKANFTVVLLCEVMKTARSTYYAWVAGAEAREARRRAEEALAHQITVIHIASWRNYGVPRVTAELRRQGRPVNHKRVARVMRENGIAGNGRRTGRRSLTKADTKAAPSPDLIGRDFTAARPGTRIVGDITYIPTAEGWLYLASWLDLATREIIGYSMADHHRADLVVDALDMAAALGRLEPGCLIHSDRGSEYTSGQLRHKIRELGHRQSMGRTGSCFDNAAAESFWAVLKEEIRTRFWPDRATARADIFDFVETFYNRRRLRKHIHWGYLTPHETRLRYRQGQALAA; translated from the coding sequence GTGAGCGAGATATGCCGGTTCATCCACGCGGAGAAGGCGAACTTCACGGTCGTGCTGCTGTGCGAGGTGATGAAGACTGCCCGCTCCACGTACTACGCGTGGGTGGCCGGAGCCGAGGCCCGCGAGGCGAGGCGGCGGGCCGAGGAGGCCCTGGCCCACCAGATCACGGTGATCCACATCGCGTCCTGGCGGAACTACGGAGTTCCGCGCGTCACCGCCGAACTGCGCCGGCAGGGCCGGCCGGTCAACCACAAGCGGGTGGCCCGGGTCATGAGGGAGAACGGCATCGCCGGGAACGGCCGGCGCACCGGCCGCCGCAGCCTGACCAAGGCCGACACCAAGGCCGCCCCGTCGCCGGACCTGATCGGCCGGGACTTCACCGCCGCCCGCCCCGGCACGCGGATCGTCGGGGACATCACCTACATCCCCACGGCCGAGGGCTGGCTCTACCTCGCCTCGTGGCTGGACCTGGCCACACGCGAGATCATCGGGTACTCAATGGCCGACCACCATCGTGCCGACCTGGTCGTCGACGCCCTGGACATGGCCGCCGCACTGGGTCGCTTGGAACCCGGCTGCCTGATCCACAGCGACCGCGGATCGGAATACACGTCCGGACAACTCCGCCACAAAATCCGTGAGTTGGGACACCGGCAGAGCATGGGCCGGACCGGGAGCTGCTTCGACAACGCCGCCGCGGAGAGCTTCTGGGCCGTACTCAAAGAGGAGATCCGCACCCGCTTCTGGCCCGACCGGGCCACCGCCCGCGCCGACATCTTCGACTTCGTCGAGACCTTCTACAACAGACGCCGCCTGCGCAAACACATTCACTGGGGCTACCTCACACCCCACGAGACACGCCTGCGCTACCGACAAGGCCAAGCCCTCGCGGCGTAA
- a CDS encoding transposase, translated as MGSKYTKRYSDEYKRDAIELVRSSGRPVTEVARALGISSESLRGWVKKARAAQEAGSVSAGRAGQSAADRDEELKRLRKLTAEQAKTIEILKKATAFFAKESDR; from the coding sequence GTGGGAAGCAAGTACACGAAGCGGTACTCGGACGAGTACAAGCGGGACGCGATCGAGCTCGTGCGGTCGTCGGGCCGGCCGGTGACCGAGGTTGCCCGGGCGCTCGGGATCAGTTCGGAGTCCCTGCGAGGCTGGGTGAAGAAGGCCCGCGCCGCCCAGGAGGCCGGTTCGGTCTCTGCCGGGCGGGCCGGGCAGAGTGCCGCTGACCGGGACGAAGAGCTGAAGCGGCTGCGGAAGCTGACCGCCGAGCAGGCGAAGACGATCGAGATCCTGAAAAAAGCGACCGCCTTCTTCGCGAAGGAGAGCGACCGGTGA
- a CDS encoding isoamylase early set domain-containing protein: MLERTWLKKQTEITFVLPAGHPAGEVSVVGDFTDWQPGPHPLAEQSDGSRSVTVTLPVSQHHQFRYLADGGHCLDEEEADGHDGCNSLLHT, encoded by the coding sequence ATGCTGGAGCGCACCTGGCTCAAGAAGCAGACCGAGATCACGTTCGTCCTGCCCGCCGGCCATCCGGCCGGTGAGGTCAGCGTCGTCGGTGACTTCACCGACTGGCAGCCCGGTCCCCACCCGCTGGCCGAGCAATCCGACGGGAGCCGGTCGGTCACGGTCACCCTGCCGGTGAGCCAGCACCACCAGTTCCGCTACCTCGCCGACGGCGGCCACTGCCTCGATGAAGAGGAAGCGGACGGCCACGACGGCTGCAACAGCCTCCTGCACACCTGA
- a CDS encoding methyltransferase domain-containing protein: MNAFSNVDGSGRGQELIDYLDQVDHALRAPHGPKQRLRAGLVPTPGGRVLDLGCGAGHELVQLESDGMRAYGVDASAAMLAASRARLQSLGHPARLVRADAQRLPFAGGYFDGCRIERVLQHVADPAAVLAQTHRVLRPGAVIGILEPDWASLTLSSHDSETARAVADQAGRHIPHRDIGRHLRRLLAHSGFDQIHVEVELMVYNTVEELSRIISLEHITNQARDTGRVEPALATAFLNEQHTLSAARAFHATLHRSTLAWARRP; encoded by the coding sequence ATGAATGCCTTCTCGAATGTGGACGGCAGCGGGCGCGGCCAGGAACTGATCGACTACCTCGATCAAGTCGACCATGCCCTGCGCGCGCCGCACGGGCCGAAGCAGAGACTGCGTGCGGGCCTTGTCCCGACGCCCGGCGGCCGGGTCCTGGACCTGGGGTGTGGCGCCGGACACGAGCTGGTGCAGCTGGAGTCCGACGGCATGCGCGCGTACGGCGTGGATGCCAGTGCCGCGATGCTGGCCGCGAGCCGGGCCCGCCTGCAATCCCTGGGGCACCCGGCGAGGCTGGTCCGTGCCGACGCCCAGCGCCTGCCCTTCGCTGGCGGGTACTTCGACGGATGCCGGATCGAGCGCGTGCTGCAGCACGTGGCCGACCCGGCGGCCGTACTGGCCCAGACCCACCGGGTACTGCGACCGGGTGCCGTCATCGGGATTCTCGAGCCGGACTGGGCCTCCCTCACCCTTTCCTCCCACGACAGTGAGACGGCACGGGCAGTGGCCGACCAGGCCGGTCGGCACATCCCGCACCGGGACATCGGAAGGCACCTGCGCAGACTCCTGGCCCACAGCGGCTTCGATCAGATACACGTCGAGGTCGAGCTCATGGTCTACAACACCGTCGAAGAGCTCTCCCGCATCATCTCCCTCGAACACATCACCAACCAGGCCCGCGACACCGGCCGCGTCGAGCCCGCCCTCGCCACAGCCTTCCTCAACGAACAGCACACACTGTCGGCAGCCCGGGCCTTCCACGCCACACTCCACCGATCCACCCTCGCCTGGGCACGCCGCCCCTGA
- a CDS encoding ATP-binding protein → MSDNDNPYDASRIQVLEGLEAVRKRPGMYVGSTSRRGLHQIVFDVAERAVNEVLAGRASTIEVTLTSDGGVSVADDGPGVPVEAAGDTGGPGLEALLTRMHPGVAEPGGRHAVAMSLFGIGPCVTNALSSRLTAEVRRDGVRWVHEYARGVALAPPTSAGPTSRSGTTIAFWPDTDIFETTECSFAVLAERFRELAFLNRGLDIALTDERPPGRSRSVRFRFPGGARDFVAFLDAQGGASVHPDIIGFEREDPRIAGTVEVALRWRGSPEERLQGYVNSEPTPHGGTHMAGFRDGTAAAVNTHVRERRLLAEAASDLSIDQIGDGLTAVVSVKLDRPEFSGSTRGVLDGAAVRTSVADAVREHLGTWLEQHPEQAAAIVGRIVQGARQD, encoded by the coding sequence ATGAGTGACAACGACAACCCGTACGACGCCAGCCGCATCCAGGTGCTGGAGGGATTGGAAGCCGTTCGGAAACGGCCCGGAATGTACGTCGGCTCGACCAGCCGGCGCGGCCTGCACCAGATCGTGTTTGATGTCGCCGAACGGGCGGTGAACGAAGTGCTGGCGGGCCGTGCCAGCACCATCGAGGTCACCCTCACGTCCGACGGCGGCGTAAGTGTCGCCGACGACGGTCCCGGTGTCCCCGTCGAGGCCGCCGGGGACACCGGCGGTCCCGGCCTCGAAGCCCTGCTGACCCGCATGCACCCCGGGGTGGCGGAGCCGGGCGGCCGCCACGCTGTGGCCATGAGCCTCTTCGGCATCGGGCCCTGTGTCACCAACGCCTTGTCGAGCCGTCTGACAGCCGAGGTGCGGCGCGATGGAGTCCGCTGGGTCCACGAGTACGCGCGGGGCGTCGCGCTCGCCCCGCCCACCAGCGCAGGACCGACGAGCAGAAGCGGGACCACCATCGCCTTCTGGCCCGACACCGACATCTTCGAGACGACGGAGTGCTCGTTCGCGGTGCTGGCAGAGCGCTTCAGGGAACTGGCCTTCCTCAACCGGGGCCTGGACATCGCGCTGACCGACGAACGTCCCCCGGGCCGGTCCCGATCGGTGCGGTTCCGGTTCCCGGGCGGGGCTCGGGACTTCGTCGCCTTCCTCGACGCGCAGGGAGGAGCGTCCGTTCACCCGGACATCATCGGCTTCGAGCGCGAAGATCCGAGGATCGCCGGGACAGTCGAGGTGGCCCTGCGGTGGCGTGGCTCCCCCGAGGAGCGGCTCCAGGGCTACGTCAACAGCGAGCCCACACCCCACGGCGGCACGCACATGGCAGGATTCCGCGACGGGACGGCGGCCGCGGTCAATACGCACGTGCGGGAGCGGCGGCTCCTGGCGGAGGCAGCCTCCGATCTCAGCATCGACCAGATCGGCGACGGGCTGACGGCGGTCGTGTCGGTGAAGCTGGACCGGCCCGAGTTCTCGGGCTCCACGCGCGGCGTACTGGACGGCGCCGCAGTGCGCACCAGCGTCGCCGATGCCGTACGGGAACACCTCGGCACATGGCTGGAGCAGCACCCGGAACAGGCCGCGGCCATCGTCGGCCGGATCGTCCAGGGCGCCCGCCAGGACTAG